One window from the genome of Bradyrhizobium xenonodulans encodes:
- a CDS encoding outer membrane beta-barrel protein — protein MRSGVLSWGAATIALVASGAVNSADLKPAVKVPPVLWSWTGGYFGAHVGGGYGRTSFSDPYGPSIYGDVVDTPVFLQGGQIGYNWQKANWVIGVEVDASGAASDGTNTCFAVSGSVVSATCNASPNVFVTGTGRLGYAFGSQGHTLAYLKGGVAWQHNQGDVVNNDEFRSEDHPDGLASQNATHFEYGRFGGTIGAGVEQALTPAWSVGLEYDYLWFGGPGVATPPTVQLPLATVPANITHLSSSYHIGKIALNYHFGADPRTPGWFDTPLQAATPPVSALPTAFTQGWSLESGTRFWLSRGRFQWNHGGEVTGSDLESRITYHNLDGISGELFERVDSPWGIFLKGNIGMGRFNNGNTNDEDWGADTFAYSNTTSGQTNGRFTYYTADAGYDFLRGTAFKVGGFMGWTYYGQKSDTTGCAQIASSPPCHQAVGGKVVVGSQDTDWNALRIGLSAETVLLDRWRVSADVAYLPWTDFQGRDNHLRRPLTTFENQRGGGGGGVQVEGVLSYFLTNNFSVGVGARYWAMWTSRHSKELDTRSETEDSSPVTAAPNPANYRMERWGTFLQASYKFD, from the coding sequence ATGCGATCTGGAGTTCTTTCTTGGGGTGCAGCAACAATTGCGCTCGTTGCAAGCGGTGCGGTCAATTCGGCAGATCTTAAGCCGGCAGTAAAAGTCCCACCGGTCCTGTGGAGCTGGACCGGAGGATATTTTGGCGCGCACGTTGGCGGCGGCTACGGCCGGACATCATTCAGTGATCCGTATGGTCCGTCAATCTATGGGGATGTCGTCGATACCCCAGTGTTCCTGCAGGGAGGCCAGATCGGCTACAATTGGCAGAAGGCCAATTGGGTCATTGGCGTTGAAGTGGATGCCAGTGGCGCCGCGTCCGACGGCACGAATACCTGTTTTGCCGTCTCCGGATCTGTTGTGAGCGCAACCTGCAATGCGAGTCCGAACGTCTTTGTCACCGGGACCGGTCGCCTGGGTTATGCGTTTGGTTCGCAGGGCCATACGCTGGCTTATCTCAAGGGAGGTGTGGCCTGGCAACACAATCAGGGCGATGTCGTCAACAACGACGAATTTCGTAGCGAAGACCACCCCGATGGCTTGGCGTCACAGAATGCCACTCATTTCGAGTACGGTCGGTTCGGCGGCACAATCGGTGCCGGCGTTGAGCAAGCGCTCACGCCTGCATGGTCCGTTGGACTTGAGTACGACTATTTGTGGTTCGGCGGACCCGGTGTGGCAACCCCTCCGACTGTACAGCTTCCGTTGGCAACGGTCCCTGCCAACATCACCCACCTGTCCAGCAGCTATCACATCGGCAAAATTGCTCTGAACTACCATTTCGGTGCCGACCCGCGGACGCCGGGATGGTTCGATACGCCGCTACAGGCGGCGACGCCGCCCGTCAGCGCGCTGCCGACTGCCTTTACTCAGGGATGGTCGCTGGAAAGCGGCACACGATTCTGGCTGAGTCGCGGAAGGTTTCAATGGAATCACGGGGGCGAAGTCACAGGGAGCGATCTCGAATCAAGGATCACGTATCACAATCTGGATGGGATCTCCGGTGAGTTGTTCGAACGCGTGGACAGCCCGTGGGGGATCTTTCTGAAGGGCAATATTGGGATGGGGCGCTTCAACAACGGCAATACGAACGATGAAGATTGGGGTGCTGACACCTTCGCCTATTCCAACACGACATCGGGCCAGACGAACGGAAGGTTCACGTACTACACGGCCGATGCGGGCTACGATTTCTTGCGCGGGACCGCCTTCAAGGTTGGCGGGTTTATGGGCTGGACCTATTACGGCCAGAAATCTGACACGACAGGATGCGCGCAGATCGCCTCCTCGCCGCCGTGCCATCAAGCCGTCGGCGGTAAGGTGGTCGTGGGCAGCCAGGACACTGATTGGAATGCGCTGCGAATCGGCCTCAGCGCTGAGACCGTGTTGCTCGACCGTTGGCGCGTCAGCGCCGATGTTGCCTACCTGCCCTGGACAGATTTCCAGGGGCGCGACAACCATCTGAGGCGCCCATTGACGACTTTCGAGAATCAGCGCGGGGGCGGTGGCGGTGGTGTGCAGGTCGAAGGAGTCCTGTCTTATTTCCTCACCAACAATTTCAGCGTCGGCGTCGGCGCCCGGTATTGGGCTATGTGGACTTCAAGACATAGTAAGGAACTCGACACCCGTTCCGAGACGGAGGACAGTTCTCCTGTCACCGCAGCACCTAATCCTGCGAACTATCGCATGGAAAGATGGGGCACATTTCTGCAGGCCTCCTACAAGTTTGATTGA
- a CDS encoding MATE family efflux transporter, producing the protein MNEPDAEVAVECDRDVMAKKKQNIDLSDPNLASLILRLAIPSIVGLSINAVQQAVNAIFVGALGAQAIAAVSMTLPVVVLLTAVGQGIGVGTASFISRHLGAGEYLEASRGASTALALAAPIGIMFTVLLLLNLRRIFVTLGATPTIMPVALDYAATLLFGYTLMLLNIVNGFIVRAEGNTRFSMWTMLTAFILNAVLDPAFIFLLNLGVRGAALATLVSQIAAISLYIAHFAKLGGIVLVKISYVSLQTSRIRQIAFIGAPATMTGILSATASMLLYGAAAPFGDDCIAAMGIAVRLLTIGALPVTGFCMGSQAVLGFGWGARDLPRVWKAAKLMLSITVALSVAYSAAVVSFARPLVKLFSDNENVTEIAVLSCIVFHLFFWLFGIESFVTTMLQSFGRARLSVIVSLARHGYFFIPAILVLPVISGFNGLLASQAIAELGAGMIAIIVMFQQFAELKRALRYATSRPIDIAG; encoded by the coding sequence ATGAATGAGCCGGATGCGGAAGTAGCGGTCGAGTGCGATCGAGATGTGATGGCAAAGAAGAAGCAGAACATCGATCTATCGGATCCCAATCTGGCGAGCCTTATCCTGCGGCTCGCAATTCCGTCTATTGTTGGCCTATCGATCAACGCGGTACAGCAGGCCGTCAATGCGATCTTTGTTGGTGCACTTGGTGCGCAGGCGATCGCAGCTGTCAGCATGACCTTGCCCGTCGTGGTCCTGCTGACGGCAGTCGGTCAGGGAATCGGTGTTGGAACAGCCTCGTTCATATCTCGCCATCTTGGTGCTGGTGAGTACCTGGAGGCAAGTAGGGGCGCGAGTACCGCGCTGGCCCTGGCCGCTCCGATTGGTATCATGTTTACGGTTCTCTTACTGCTAAACTTGCGACGGATCTTCGTAACGCTCGGGGCAACTCCAACCATCATGCCCGTGGCGCTCGACTATGCGGCGACGCTATTGTTCGGGTACACCCTGATGCTTCTAAACATCGTCAACGGCTTCATCGTTAGAGCCGAGGGCAACACACGTTTCAGCATGTGGACGATGCTTACCGCCTTCATACTGAACGCGGTGCTCGATCCGGCCTTCATCTTCTTACTCAACCTCGGTGTGCGAGGCGCAGCCCTCGCAACGCTGGTATCTCAGATCGCTGCCATTAGCCTCTACATTGCGCATTTTGCGAAGCTAGGCGGGATAGTCCTCGTCAAGATTTCTTACGTCTCATTGCAAACAAGTCGCATCAGACAGATCGCGTTCATAGGTGCGCCAGCCACCATGACCGGCATTTTGTCTGCCACTGCCTCCATGCTCCTGTACGGAGCTGCTGCGCCGTTCGGAGACGACTGCATCGCGGCCATGGGAATAGCTGTGCGATTGCTGACGATCGGCGCACTGCCTGTCACCGGCTTTTGTATGGGCTCTCAAGCTGTCCTGGGTTTCGGTTGGGGCGCACGCGATCTTCCCCGCGTATGGAAGGCCGCAAAGCTCATGCTGTCCATAACTGTCGCGCTCTCGGTTGCGTATTCCGCGGCCGTTGTGAGTTTTGCCCGACCTTTGGTCAAACTGTTCAGCGATAACGAGAACGTCACTGAAATTGCCGTCTTGTCCTGTATCGTTTTCCATCTCTTTTTTTGGCTTTTTGGTATTGAGAGTTTCGTGACGACGATGCTTCAGTCGTTCGGGAGAGCACGCCTCAGTGTGATCGTATCCTTGGCGAGGCACGGGTATTTCTTCATACCGGCCATACTGGTGTTGCCGGTCATATCGGGTTTCAACGGACTGTTGGCCAGTCAAGCAATCGCTGAGCTGGGTGCTGGAATGATTGCAATCATTGTCATGTTCCAGCAGTTTGCGGAGCTCAAACGAGCGCTCCGGTACGCTACTTCAAGACCGATCGATATCGCGGGTTGA